In Marinobacter salinisoli, the DNA window CCGGCTCATGCTGAACCACTGGCTCCACGGCGTCGGGCAACCGCTGACTACTACTGAAGGGTCGGGTTCGATGGGTTATCACAGGTAGAGCGCCCCCGATAAATTCAGCCCGGCTTCCGGGCGACATAAACGGTGTTGAAAGACTCCCTGTTCTGAAACGGATTGAAAAAAGTGACGACGTGGCAGGCCACATCGACAAACACTTCCCTCAGTACCGCCATAAATTCCTCATCCTCACCCTCGTTGGACCACATGGCGAAGATTCCCTGCGGCTTGATCTGCCGAGCCATCTGGCCAATGTTGGCGACGGTATAGAAGCTGGCGTTGGAATCGTGAAGCAGGGCCCGGGGCGAGTGATCAATATCCAGAAGAATGGCATCGAAGGTTTTGCCGGGCGACTCAGGGTCAAAGCCGCCCTCTGAAGGCTCGGCGATGGCGAGATCAAAAAAGCTGCCATGCACGTACCGGCTCCGAGCATCGGCGTTTATATCCGCCCCCAATGGCACCATTTCCTGCTGATGCCAGCGAATGACCGGCTCCAGGTACTCAACAATCAGCAACTCCCCCACCCGTTGGTGCTTGAGCGCGGCAACCGCCGTATAGCCGAGGCCAAGCCCGCCAACAACCACACTGAGGTTGTCACCCGGCGTTGCCTCCAGGCCGATGTCCGACAGCGCCACCTCGGCGTCCACAAACATGCTGGACATCAGGAACTCTTCCCCGAGCTTTACTTCGAAGATATCGCGGTTGCCGATCGCCGGGATGCGGCGCCGACGCAGGGTGATCTCTCCGATTTCGGAGGGTTGGCTATCGATTTGCTCGAAAAGAAGTCCCACGTGTTTCCTCACCTTTAAAAATGTGATTCCCTGGTCAAAGCTCCGAGCTATCGCAGGTGGAGCCCCCTGAATTCCCACCAGAGTGCAAACAAGCCCTTAACACCGCCTGCATTTTTTCTACACCAATCTTTTCCATCAGCTCAATATTTCTCTGAGGAATACCATCCACATCTGGATGGTTATCAATCGCCGCCTCCAGACTGGCTTCCCGCAACAGGTGAAGCATCGGGTACGGAGACCGGTTGGTATAGTTCTCGGCAGCATCCGGCTCCGCTCCCTCGAACTGATAATCCGGATGGAAACTGGCTATCTGGTAAACGCCTTCCATCTCAAGGTACGCAAGCAAGCCATCGGCCGCATCCAGAAATTCATTGTAGGGTCCGAATGCCTGCAATACATCCGGGTGGATCAACAATGTGGTTTCAATCTCTGGTTGGTCGTCCAGGCGACGAAGCTCAGCATGCAGATCCTGAAGCAACGCATCTTCATCCTTGGCATCAGACACCACAAATCGAACCCGGTCCCGGACCAGCTCGCGCTTGGCAAACGGACACAGGTTGTACCCGACCACCACGTCTTCGACCCATTTTCGCGTTGTTTCAATCAGCGCTGTTTCGTTCACATTCGATTCCTCGTTCGGCTAGGACACAGGCAATGAAGCCTGATCGGGCAAGCGAGGCGGGCTGACCAGAACTGTGCTGAGCCATGGATGGCGAAGCTCAAGCGACACAGGGATGTGCCTGAGCGGGTTCTGGACAGCCCGCCTCGCTTGTCCAGCCCCCGTCTTAACAAGGTTAGAAGTAGCCCTGACTCCGCAGATAATCATCATAAGAGCCACTAAAGTCAGTCACCCCATCGGCACTCAACTCAATAATCCGCGTCGCCAGCGACGAAACAAACTCCCGGTCATGGCTCACGAAGATCAGCGTGCCCGGATAGTTCTCCAGCGCCAGGTTCAGCGCCTCGATGGATTCCATATCCAGGTGGTTGGTGGGTTCATCCATCAGCAGCACATTCGGCTTTTGCAGAATCAGTTTGCCAAACAACATGCGCCCCTGCTCACCACCGGAAAGAACCTGCACGGATTTACCAATGTCATCACCGGAAAACAGCATTCGCCCCAATGTGCCGCGAACCAGCTGTTCGCCGCCCTTGGTCCATTGCGCCATCCAGTCGGTCAGGGTGTCATCGGCGGCAAAATCCGCGGTGTGATCCTGATTGAAGTAGCCGACTTCGGCACTGTCCGTCCACTTTACTTCACCACCGTCCGGCTCATAGGCGCCTGCCATGCACTGCAACAGCGTGGTTTTGCCGATACCGTTGGGACCAATGATGGCAACGCGTTCCCCGGCTTCGATCTGAAGATTCAACTTGTTGAACAAGGTTTCGCCGTCGAACCCCTTGGTCAGATCCTTCAGCGTGACAGCCTGACGATGCAGCTTCTTGCCCTGCTCAAATCGGATAAACGGGCTCACGCGGCTGGAGGGTTTCACCTCTTCCAGCTGGATCTTATCGATCTGGCGGGCACGGGACGTGGCTTGCTTGGCTTTGGAGGCGTTGGCCGAGAACCGGCTGACAAACTGCTGCAGTTCGGCAATCTGCGCCTTTTTCTTGGCGTTATCCGCCAGCATGCGTTCGCGGGCCTGAGTCGCAGCGGTCATGTACTCATCGTAGTTGCCCGGGAACAGCCGCAGCTCGCCATAGTCCAGATCTGCCATATGAGTACAGACGCTGTTCAGGAAGTGGCGGTCGTGAGAGATGATGATCATGGTGCTGTTGCGCGACACCAGAATATTCTCCAACCACCGGATGGTGTTGATATCCAGATGGTTGGTTGGTTCGTCCAGCAGCAGGACGTCCGGATCAGAGAAAAGCGCCTGAGCCAGCAACACTCGAAGCTTCCAGCCCGGTGCCAGCGCACTCATCGGCCCGTCATGTTCTTCCAGCGGAATGTCCAGGCCAAGCAACAGTTCGCCGGCGCGGGATTCTGCGGTGTAGCCATCCATTTCGGCGAACTGGACTTCCAGATCCGCCACGGCCATGCCGTCTTCTTCGCTCATTTCTGCGAGGGAATAGATACGGTCCCGCTCGTTCTTGACCCGCCAAAGCTCCTCGTGGCCCATAATTACGGTGTCGATCACCGTGAAGTTCTCATAAGCGAACTGGTCCTGGCGCAGCTTACCCAGCCTGCTGTTCGGTTCCAGCATGACCTGGCCGGCAGAAGGCTCCAGATCGCCACCCAGAATCTTCATCAGCGTGGACTTTCCGCAGCCGTTGGCACCGATAAGGCCATACCGGTTGCCGTTGCCAAACTTGGCCGAAACGTTTTCGAACAGGGGCCTGGCCCCGAACTGCATGGTGATATTGGCGGTGGAGATCAAGAAAAAACCTATAGAATTAGAGGGCGGCCGTGCTTGAATGCACAGGCAGCGACGGGAAAAGCCGGCATTGTACAGGTTTGCCAGTTCAACTGTGAGACCGCAAAAGCACGGATAAAAAGGGCTTGCCTCTGACCAGGGGTCACGGCAGCATGCCCGTTCTGATGTACCCATGCATTGATAGGAGAATAACCATGGCACAGGCCACTGCACGTCACATCCTGGTAGACAGCGAAGCCAAATGCGAAGAACTGAAAAAAGCCATTGAAGGTGGTCAGGACTTTGCCGAAGTAGCGAAGCAACACTCTTCCTGCCCGTCCGGCCGCAACGGTGGCGACCTGGGCAGCTTCGGCCCGGGCCAGATGGTTCCGGAATTCGACAAAGCGGTGTTCAACAGCGAACTGAATACCGTGATCGGGCCGATCAAGACCCAGTTCGGCTATCACCTGTTGGAAGTGACCAGCCGCAGCTAATGGAAGCGGTGTCTTCCCCGAACCGACCAGCTTGGCTGGGGCCTCGTGCCCTGGCCTTGCTGGTCGTTCTTTTTGTGGCCCCGTTACTATTTTTCGGTGGCCCCGAGTGGTTCAACGGGCCTTTCGGAAGCGCCGTCTGGAACCTGGGCCATATCGGCTTCTTTGCTCTGATAACGCTGGCCGCTCATCCCTGGCGATGGCTGGGGGGCTGGAAACTCTGGGCGATCCCCACGCTGGCGGTGTTTCTGGTTGGTGGCGCGATCGAAGTTGTGCAGTCGGATGTCGGGCGCGAGGCCAGCTGGCACGATATGCTGCGTAACCTGATCGGCGTCTGGATCGTTCTGGCCTGGCGTCACCGGCTCGATTCGAAACAATCAGCCCAAGCCAGTGCTCATACTGCACTGATGCTCGCCAGCACGCTGCTGCTCCTGTTCGAACTGGGAACCACGGCCGCCATCGGTGTCCGGCAGTTTAAAGTCGCCCATCAATTGCCCCAGCTCTACGATTTCAGCCACAACGACCCCACCCCTTACTGGCAAGGCGAGCTCACACCGTCGAAGGAATACGCCGGCCCGCACGAGCAGAGCCTCCGGCTCGATTTGAACACCAAGCTGTACTCAGGCGGGTCATTGGGCAACCTGCCATCCGACTGGCGCGGCTATCAACGGCTGCATCTGGCGTTGTTCAACCCCAATAGCGAGCCACTGCCGATAACACTGCGCATCAATGACTGGACTCACGCGTTCGGCAACAACGCGCACAGCGATCGGTACAACACCCGGCTGACGCTGCAGCCAGGTGCGCAAACCATTACGGTGGATTTGTACGACATCGAGCAGGCACCGCGGACGCGGCGGATGGACATGGATAGCGTGTCACAGCTCAAGCTGTTCGTATCACGGCTGCCAGAGCCCACCACCATCTACATTCAGGATCTCAGGCTGGAGTGAGCGTCCAGGGGTTATCCGTCAGCACCTCGACGCCTTGACCGGTCACCAGAATCGTCTCGCTGCAACCAATGCCCCACTGCCCCGGGATGCGCAGACAGATTGGCAAATGGAACACCATGCCCGGTTTGAAGGTGGTGTTGCCGCCACGGGCAATGAAGCCGGAACCCTCGACCCAGGACGGCGGAAACTGCGCGCCCACGGTGTAGCCGAACACACCAGAGAAGAATACCTTGTCGGCCAACGGCGCCAGGGCCTTTTCCGCCGCCCGGGCCGCTGAATCAAAGGTGTTTCCGGGCTTCACTGCCGCCAACAGCGCATCTACCACCTTACGACAGCCCTCGAACACCTTCTGCATCTGAGCCGAAGGCTTGCCTGCTATCACGGTTTGCATCATCGGTGCCGTGTAGCGGTGCCAGGCCGCACCAAACTCCAGAAAGACCGGTTCATCCGGTTCAATCGGACACCGTTTGTGGTTGGCGTGGATCACACTGCTTCTGGGGCCGGTGGTTACGATCGGCTGCATGCTCATGAACTCGCTACCGGCATCCAGCAACGCCCGGGCCCCGGCGGCGGCCACCTCGTTGTCGGTGATTCCTGCCCGTACGGCGGCCACTGCAGCGCGCAAGCCTTCCGCTGTCACACTGGCACTGCGCCTGAGGAAATTGATTTCCATCTCGGATTTCACAATCCGGACCTTTTTCACCAGACCGCCGGCATCAACGAATCGGACACCC includes these proteins:
- a CDS encoding polyamine aminopropyltransferase, which translates into the protein MGLLFEQIDSQPSEIGEITLRRRRIPAIGNRDIFEVKLGEEFLMSSMFVDAEVALSDIGLEATPGDNLSVVVGGLGLGYTAVAALKHQRVGELLIVEYLEPVIRWHQQEMVPLGADINADARSRYVHGSFFDLAIAEPSEGGFDPESPGKTFDAILLDIDHSPRALLHDSNASFYTVANIGQMARQIKPQGIFAMWSNEGEDEEFMAVLREVFVDVACHVVTFFNPFQNRESFNTVYVARKPG
- a CDS encoding DUF1415 domain-containing protein encodes the protein MNETALIETTRKWVEDVVVGYNLCPFAKRELVRDRVRFVVSDAKDEDALLQDLHAELRRLDDQPEIETTLLIHPDVLQAFGPYNEFLDAADGLLAYLEMEGVYQIASFHPDYQFEGAEPDAAENYTNRSPYPMLHLLREASLEAAIDNHPDVDGIPQRNIELMEKIGVEKMQAVLRACLHSGGNSGGSTCDSSEL
- a CDS encoding ABC-F family ATPase — its product is MISTANITMQFGARPLFENVSAKFGNGNRYGLIGANGCGKSTLMKILGGDLEPSAGQVMLEPNSRLGKLRQDQFAYENFTVIDTVIMGHEELWRVKNERDRIYSLAEMSEEDGMAVADLEVQFAEMDGYTAESRAGELLLGLDIPLEEHDGPMSALAPGWKLRVLLAQALFSDPDVLLLDEPTNHLDINTIRWLENILVSRNSTMIIISHDRHFLNSVCTHMADLDYGELRLFPGNYDEYMTAATQARERMLADNAKKKAQIAELQQFVSRFSANASKAKQATSRARQIDKIQLEEVKPSSRVSPFIRFEQGKKLHRQAVTLKDLTKGFDGETLFNKLNLQIEAGERVAIIGPNGIGKTTLLQCMAGAYEPDGGEVKWTDSAEVGYFNQDHTADFAADDTLTDWMAQWTKGGEQLVRGTLGRMLFSGDDIGKSVQVLSGGEQGRMLFGKLILQKPNVLLMDEPTNHLDMESIEALNLALENYPGTLIFVSHDREFVSSLATRIIELSADGVTDFSGSYDDYLRSQGYF
- a CDS encoding peptidylprolyl isomerase gives rise to the protein MAQATARHILVDSEAKCEELKKAIEGGQDFAEVAKQHSSCPSGRNGGDLGSFGPGQMVPEFDKAVFNSELNTVIGPIKTQFGYHLLEVTSRS
- a CDS encoding VanZ family protein, whose product is MAPLLFFGGPEWFNGPFGSAVWNLGHIGFFALITLAAHPWRWLGGWKLWAIPTLAVFLVGGAIEVVQSDVGREASWHDMLRNLIGVWIVLAWRHRLDSKQSAQASAHTALMLASTLLLLFELGTTAAIGVRQFKVAHQLPQLYDFSHNDPTPYWQGELTPSKEYAGPHEQSLRLDLNTKLYSGGSLGNLPSDWRGYQRLHLALFNPNSEPLPITLRINDWTHAFGNNAHSDRYNTRLTLQPGAQTITVDLYDIEQAPRTRRMDMDSVSQLKLFVSRLPEPTTIYIQDLRLE
- a CDS encoding M24 family metallopeptidase; the protein is MDFNAYQKALTLQSRGSECPFPPEEYDQRLARVRQLMEADDIDALLLTDSSDIFYLTGYSTFEVSVHIALVVTTSSLLLQVPSIEMGPAIVTTRVDNVTGYRWEGIGEVLLPLIDALSEAADTVGIDSWHGSLRLGVVEGLKARLPGVRFVDAGGLVKKVRIVKSEMEINFLRRSASVTAEGLRAAVAAVRAGITDNEVAAAGARALLDAGSEFMSMQPIVTTGPRSSVIHANHKRCPIEPDEPVFLEFGAAWHRYTAPMMQTVIAGKPSAQMQKVFEGCRKVVDALLAAVKPGNTFDSAARAAEKALAPLADKVFFSGVFGYTVGAQFPPSWVEGSGFIARGGNTTFKPGMVFHLPICLRIPGQWGIGCSETILVTGQGVEVLTDNPWTLTPA